One genomic region from Amaranthus tricolor cultivar Red isolate AtriRed21 chromosome 12, ASM2621246v1, whole genome shotgun sequence encodes:
- the LOC130828481 gene encoding protein FAR1-RELATED SEQUENCE 2-like encodes MIRTWPYVVLIDTTYKTNKPKWPLCEVIGMTPTNHNFLVAFCLMRDEAAVSYSWVLQGLRDIFGTAQTPSVIVTDRDEGLSAAIRDVFPDVRHLLCTWHIGNDVENMVDKLCGGKKNQQGQLFRKSRWNPLVESATIREYEKRWEGIVSTWSVRNRRVVRYLTGTWIPLREKFVRESMTSVPRTLRQYFFRPLYRHVSLYALEQIQNEFNRMLEMGDFVLNKCDDPGGRDFSQFPWPDYIPFMLPSYLFDWIDVAQYLTLYLSQESLDESIFRVGSHTDGPAPFMHWFDAPMAFYSAATCLILPLRKA; translated from the exons atgatacgtacgtggccgtatgttgtgctgatagatacaacgtacaaaacgaacaaaccgaagtggccactatgtgaagtgatcggaatgacgccaacaaatcacaacttcttggttgcgttttgtttgatgcgagatgaggcggctgtgtcgtactcgtgggtgctgcagggattgagagatattttcggcactgctcagactcctagcgtcattgtaaccgatcgtgacgaaggtttatctgcagctattcgtgacgtcttcccag atgtacgTCATTTGTTATGCacctggcatattggcaacgatgttgagaacatggtggacaagttgtgcggcggcaagaaaaatcaacaagggcagttattcaggaaaagtagatggaaccccttggttgaaagtgctACAATCCGGGAATATGAAAAGAGATGGGAAGGgatcgtcagtacgtggtcggttaggaaccgaagggtcgttcggtatttgactggaacatggattccacttagagagaaatttgtgcgt gaatccatgacttCTGTACCAAGAACGCTACGACAGTATTTCTTTAGACCTCTATATCGCCACGTGtctctctatgccttggagcaaaTCCAGAATGAGTTTAACCGCATGTTAGAAATGGGTGATTTTGTATtgaacaaatgcg atgatccaggaggtcgtgatttCTCACAGTTTCCATGGCCTGATTACATCCCATTCATGCTTCCTTCTTATTTGttcgactggattgatgt AGCGCAATACCTAACTTTGTATCTATCTCAGGAGTCACTAGACGAGTCAATATTCAGAGTAGGTTCACACACCgatggacctgctcctttcaTGCACTGGTTCGATGCACCAATGGCTTtctactctgcagcaac CTGTTTGATTCTTCCGTTAAGAAAAGCATAG
- the LOC130828410 gene encoding uncharacterized protein LOC130828410, with translation MGEVSIMRIDRKSSIETEPRTLNFRQIQSARDAALYVLNTMTIEDASQIFTQGMEPITMVTSRDTYAASMGDYLDEENKLYPSYNNQQFRMEALREVLTAPF, from the exons ATGGGAGAAGTATCAATTATGAGGATTGATAGGAAATCATCCATTGAAACCGAGCCTCGAACTCTTAATTTCCGACAAATTCAATCTGCAAGG GATGCGGCTTTATACGTGTTAAATACGATGACTATAGAAGACGCCAGTCAAATTTTTACTCAG gGTATGGAGCCAATAACAATGGTGACAAGCAGAGATACTTATGCAGCATCAATGGGTGATTATTTAgatgaagaaaataaattatatccATCTTACAATAATCAACAATTTAGAATGGAGGCATTGAGAGAGGTTCTAACTGCcccattttaa
- the LOC130828408 gene encoding phosphatidylinositol 4-kinase beta 1-like, translated as MVRLLGISIGEPDECPREITRTNPITSSESIGENGWLIRFFDSAFFCEWIAVSYLYKHEHSGVRDYLCNRMYTLPLSGIESYLFQICYMMVHKPSPSLDKFVIDVASKSLKIALKVHWFLMAEIEDTDDNEGISRIQEKCQIAATLMGEWPPLIRPQNEGVGSGGKSPMLNKLLSSKQRLLSLTSSPPMQKSLTFSPSSGSNFEEEGGKMSPDENSKFFKKFIPGPKVRDALLFRKSAEKQDDDSDKDGFFRRLMRDSKDEDEELTASSESFFKRLFRDSKNESDEKSVSRSVDDDEKENFFRKIIKDVFDDKKDNNERIEEEDKDKTWKSVGDDEKEGFFRKLFKDKFEDKKDGNEGNEDEDKSFSRSVRDDDKEGFFRKFFKEKFDEKKDGHERKDDEDDEKEGFFRKIFKEKSEKKNVTENFDDEEKIRVYGEDEDSSDFSLFRRLFRVHPEEAKTTTLDANGFEGSPGTENFFRKLFRDRDRSVEDSELFGLKKIKEKNLGSVSSLSQQNQKANSKPPLPNSAASQFRKGAYHESLDFVHALCETSFGLVDVFPIEDRKCALCESLAEINSHVTEAQTGGGVCFPMGKGVYRVLNIPEDEAVLLNSREKAPYLICVEVLKCETPSFVKDTSNSQKLSKGGIPLANGDALLPKPPPWAYPLGTVQESFHNDDRMSKSTSQVIDRAMGQFKDAKVKFVSVSLSVEEHCCDDPFHGHGKFLRVGQHSDLEYVRVVLTADPRLRLEDIEDQQPPHRKEHRRVPSVIAMEEVKAAAAKGESPLGLPLKGAGQDSSDAQPKAANGGPPKATDALSGELWEVKRERIRKASVFGKLPGWDLRSVIVKSGDDCRQEHLAVQLISHFYDIFQEAGLPLWLRPYEVLVTSSYTALIETIPDTASIHSIKSRYPNVTSLRDFFNAKYQENSPSFKLAQRNFVESMAGYSLVCYLLQIKDRHNGNLLLDEDGHIIHIDFGFMLSNSPGGVNFESAPFKLTRELLEVMDSDAEGVPSEFFDYFKVLCIQGFLTCRKHAERIILLVEMLQDSGFPCFKGGQRTIQNLRKRFHLSLTDEQCVSLVLSLISSSLDAWRTRQYDYYQRVLNGIL; from the exons ATGGTTCGATTATTAGGGATCAGTATTGGGGAACCGGATGAATGTCCTAGGGAGATTACCCGGACCAACCCAATTACTAGTAGTGAAAGTATTGGAGAAAATGGTTGGCTTATTCGGTTCTTTGATTCAGCGTTTTTCTGTGAGTGGATTGCTGTTAGTTACTTGTATAAACATGAACACTCTGGTGTGCGGGATTACCTGTGTAATCGAATGTATACACTTCCGTTATCGGGAATTGAGAGCTACTTGTTTCAAATTTGTTATATGATGGTGCATAAACCAAGTCCGTCGTTGGATAAGTTTGTGATTGATGTGGCTTCAAAGTCACTTAAGATTGCTTTGAAGGTGCATTGGTTTTTGATGGCGGAGATTGAGGATACAGATGATAATGAAGGGATCAGTAGGATTCAAGAGAAATGTCAAATCGCTGCTACGTTGATGGGTGAGTGGCCACCACTTATAAGGCCTCAGAATGAGGGTGTTGGGTCCGGTGGCAAGAGTCCAATGCTCAACAAGCTTCTTTCTTCAAAACAACGGTTGTTGTCGTTGACATCCTCACCACCAATGCAGAAGTCTTTGACATTTTCGCCGTCATCAGGGTCTAATTTTGAAGAAGAAGGTGGGAAAATGTCACCAGATGAGAATAGCAAGTTTTTCAAGAAGTTTATACCAGGTCCAAAAGTTAGGGATGCTTTGCTCTTTAGGAAATCGGCTGAGAAACAAGATGATGACTCGGATAAAGATGGATTCTTTAGGAGGCTGATGAGAGACAGTAAAGATGAGGATGAAGAGTTGACAGCCAGTTCAGAGAGCTTTTTTAAGCGGCTTTTTCGTGATAGTAAGAATGAATCTGATGAGAAGTCGGTTTCTCGTTCGGTAGATGATGATGAGAAAGAGAATTTCTTCAGGAAAATCATCAAGGATGTTTTTGATGATAAGAAGGATAACAATGAAAGAATTGAGGAAGAAGACAAGGATAAGACATGGAAATCAGTTGGTGATGATGAGAAGGAAGGTTTTTTTAGGAAGCTTTTCAAGGACAAGTTTGAGGACAAAAAGGATGGGAATGAGGGAAATGAGGATGAAGACAAAAGCTTTTCCAGGTCGGTTAGGGATGATGACAAAGAAGGATTTTTTCGGAAGTTTTTCAAGGAAAAGTTTGATGAAAAGAAGGATGGACATGAGAggaaagatgatgaagatgacgaGAAAGAAGGTTTCTTCCGTAAGATTTTCAAGGAGAAATCCGAGAAGAAAAATGTCACTGAGAACTTcgatgatgaagaaaaaatTCGTGTCTATGGTGAGGATGAGGATTCTTCAGATTTTTCACTGTTCCGCAGGTTATTTCGTGTACATCCTGAAGAGGCAAAAACTACAACTTTGGACGCAAATGGTTTTGAAGGCAGTCCAGGAACAGAGAATTTCTTTCGCAAGTTATTTCGAGATCGTGATAGATCTGTGGAGGATTCTGAGCTGTTTGGCCTGAAAAAGATTAAAGAG AAAAATCTTGGCTCAGTCAGCTCGCTCTCACAACAGAATCAAAAAGCAAACTCGAAGCCTCCTCTTCCAAACAGTGCCGCCTCTCAGTTTCGTAAAGGAGCATATCATGAGTCATTAGACTTTGTACATGCACTATGCGAGACTTCCTTCGGCTTAGTTGACGTGTTTCCCATTGAAGATCGCAAATGCGCACTATGTGAG TCCCTTGCAGAGATCAATTCCCATGTGACTGAAGCTCAAACTGGTGGAG GAGTTTGCTTTCCTATGGGAAAAGGGGTTTATCGTGTGCTGAATATACCTGAAGATGAAGCTGTGCTTTTAAATTCCCGAGAGAAAGCGCCTTACCTTATATGTGTGGAGGTTTTGAAATGTGAAACACCAAG TTTTGTCAAGGATACATCAAACTCACAAAAGCTGTCGAAGGGAGGAATTCCATTAGCAAATGGAGATGCACTATTGCCAAAGCCCCCTCCATGGGCCTATCCACTGGGGACTGTACAAGAGTCCTTCCATAATGATGATAGAATGTCCAAATCAACCTCTCAGGTGATTGATCGAGCTATGGGTCAGTTCAAGGATGCAAAAGTAAAGTTTGTTAGTGTTAGTTTATCAGTGGAGGAACATTGCTGCGATGATCCCTTCCATGGACATGGTAAATTTTTGAGAGTTGGACAACATTCTGATTTGGAATATGTTAGAGTTGTGTTGACAGCTGATCCTAGACTAAGATTAGAAGACATAGAGGATCAGCAGCCTCCTCACAGGAAAGAGCATCGGCGCGTTCCAAGTGTGATAGCTATGGAAGAAGTAAag GCTGCAGCTGCTAAGGGGGAATCTCCTCTTGGGTTACCATTGAAAGGGGCCGGTCAAGATTCATCAGATGCACAACCTAAG GCTGCAAATGGTGGTCCTCCGAAGGCCACAGACGCATTATCTGGTGAACTGTGGGAAGTAAAAAGGGAGAGAATTCGAAAAGCTTCTGTCTTTGGAAAATTGCCTGGGTGGGATTTGCGTTCT GTTATCGTGAAAAGTGGCGATGATTGCAGACAGGAGCATTTGGCTGTACAACTTATCTCTCACTTTTATG ATATTTTCCAAGAAGCTGGCCTTCCTCTATGGTTGCGCCCTTATGAAGTCTTGGTAACCTCTTCATATACAGCTCTTATCGAGACAATTCCTGACACG GCCTCAATTCATTCAATTAAGAGTAGATATCCCAATGTCACAAGTTTGCGTGATTTCTTCAATGCAAAGTATCAGGAGAACTCTCCAAGTTTTAAGCTTGCTCAG CGCAACTTTGTGGAAAGTATGGCGGGCTACTCCCTTGTCTGCTATCTTCTACAG ATCAAGGATCGGCACAATGGTAACCTTTTGTTAGATGAAGACGGCCATATTATACATATTGACTTCGGGTTTATGCTGTCCAACTCTCCTGGGGGTGTTAATTTTGAAAGTGCACCTTTCAAATTGACTCGTGAACTTCTCGAG GTGATGGATTCAGACGCCGAGGGAGTTCCCAGTGagttttttgattattttaaa GTTCTTTGCATTCAAGGCTTCCTTACATGCCGCAAACATGCAGAGCGAATCATCCTTCTTGTGGAAATGCTGCAG GATTCTGGATTCCCGTGCTTTAAAGGGGGCCAAAGAACTATACAAAATTTGAGAAAACGTTTTCATCTAAGTCTTACTGATGAG CAATGTGTTTCGTTGGTACTATCCTTGATAAGCAGCAGCTTAGATGCATGGCGGACAAGACAATATGACTACTATCAGAGGGTTTTGAACGGAATATTATGA
- the LOC130828409 gene encoding BTB/POZ domain-containing protein At2g13690 → MDSSASHRNPQKGRRRKPITKPSSSSSWCCSFKSPPKSPETLSLSSSKTHLKIVGTTFESLSKSLNSFPNSPQSSKSGLSLVGRIDPRRILSPGRVSPIDSEMIPPKISNVCQEQELSRELGSTRSVGLGDERENMNAGSVSGAGEDEDDDDADGVVEEGVFDVRLSLKGKNGGGLLVLELNSKVLGENSKHFSGLIKNSKRRGGFFRIEVLEVENLGVFRETIELMFEVDISKKLIKYGAFRAIDILEVSASIKFDRGVSSCLKYLEAVPWTEEEEEKLKTLFTRFRFDDATNNEIFSRLNLNDSNSPHENLATQIVRSITTCSNTKTRNELKPMVKGLLSKSSVYEKHDFDITKEDLYSICQSCLSCLVSLFQEASGTAPVKQDGNKKNEKSLIEYIAWQVENITWLLEIFLDHQIAEDFAELWAHQNELLEMHQKASPMVRYELSRVSAVLFTAIGTRKLQCQAESRIALLYSWFSPMLLDFGWLQRCRKGLNVRELEEAMGQALLTLPLKKQYALFMEWFRCFSKHGTECPNLRNAFQIWWRRSFLRGSETPAVESR, encoded by the exons ATGGATTCTTCAGCTTCTCACCGGAATCCTCAAAAGGGTCGTCGCCGGAAACCCATCACAAagccttcatcatcttcttcatggTGTTGCTCTTTTAAAAGCCCACCAAAATCACCTGAAACCCTTTCTTTATCTTCCTCTAAAACCCATCTTAAAATCGTGGGAACCACCTTTGAATCTCTCTCAAAATCGCTTAATTCTTTCCCTAATTCACCTCAGAGCTCTAAATCTGGGTTAAGTTTAGTGGGTAGGATTGACCCCCGTCGGATTCTCTCTCCGGGTAGGGTTTCTCCAATTGATTCTGAGATGATCCCACCAAAAATTAGTAATGTGTGTCAAGAGCAGGAACTGAGTCGTGAACTGGGTTCAACTCGGAGTGTGGGTTTGGGTGATGAGCGAGAAAATATGAATGCGGGTTCGGTTTCAGGTGCgggtgaagatgaagatgatgatgatgctgatgGGGTTGTTGAAGAGGGTGTTTTTGATGTGAGGTTGAGTTTAAAGGGGAAGAATGGAGGTGGGCTCTTAGTTTTGGAGTTAAATTCAAAAGTTTTAGGGGAAAATagtaaacattttagtggtttgaTCAAGAATTCCAAAAGAAGGGGTGGGTTTTTTAGGATTGAGGTTCTTGAGGTTGAGAATTTGGGTGTCTTTAGGGAGACGATTGAGCTAATGTTTGAAGTAGATATCTCCAAAAAGCTTATTAAGTATGGGGCTTTTCGCGCTATCGACATTCTTGAG GTATCAGCAAGCATAAAGTTCGACAGAGGTGTTTCCTCCTGCTTAAAGTATCTTGAGGCTGTTCCTTGGACTGAGGAAGAGGAGGAGAAGCTGAAGACTCTCTTCACAAGATTTAGGTTTGATGATGCTACTAATAACGAGATATTCTCTAGACTTAACCTTAATGACTCGAATTCTCCCCATGAGAATTTGGCTACCCAGATAGTCCGTTCCATCACCACTTGTAGCAATACCAAAACAAGAAACGAGCTTAAACCCATGGTTAAGGGTCTCTTATCTAAAAGCTCCGTTTACGAGAAACATGACTTTGACATCACAAAGGAAGATCTCTACTCCATCTGTCAATCTTGTCTATCTTGCCTAGTTTCCCTATTCCAGGAAGCCAGCGGCACTGCCCCTGTTAAGCAAGATGGCAATAAAAAGAACGAGAAATCCTTGATTGAATATATCGCATGGCAGGTTGAAAACATCACTTGGTTGTTAGAAATCTTTCTCGACCATCAGATTGCAGAAGATTTTGCCGAGTTGTGGGCTCATCAGAATGAATTGCTTGAAATGCACCAAAAAGCATCTCCCATGGTGAGATACGAACTAAGCCGTGTCTCAGCTGTTCTCTTTACTGCGATAGGAACAAGGAAGCTACAATGCCAGGCTGAATCGAGAATCGCACTTCTCTACTCATGGTTTAGTCCGATGCTTTTGGACTTTGGTTGGTTGCAGAGATGTAGAAAAGGATTGAACGTGAGGGAGTTAGAGGAAGCAATGGGTCAAGCCCTCCTAACACTTCCTTTGAAAAAGCAGTATGCATTGTTCATGGAATGGTTTAGATGTTTCTCGAAGCACGGGACTGAGTGCCCTAATCTTAGGAACGCTTTCCAAATTTGGTGGCGCAGATCGTTCTTAAGAGGGTCCGAAACTCCTGCAGTTGAGTCACGATAG